A region from the Brassica napus cultivar Da-Ae chromosome C8, Da-Ae, whole genome shotgun sequence genome encodes:
- the LOC106416355 gene encoding protein PHLOEM PROTEIN 2-LIKE A10 — MDLLRLGDQGLSSPHKRRKWLILMAVSCVSGYGVYKVYHSLSVTTKRKRLIKILGAFLSVAELISDSAETMTTVSQDVKRFLNSDSDNIPNSLKQISKIATSDEFTSSLSTVSQAVTVGVSRGRSSFESTGTGPEPSLVDRVVDKAFSEEGGRFLSAVVGSFAKNLVLGFHSKDVKNDSEEMTPQWVRLLGDDKCRELLSDCIERFTSTAVSVYLDKTMDINTYDQIFEGLTNPKHQDRVKDLLVTVSSGALQTIVRSSHDVFTSSSSSSRSNIEEMKTRC, encoded by the coding sequence ATGGACCTTCTTCGATTAGGAGATCAAGGTCTCTCTTCACCTCATAAAAGAAGAAAGTGGCTGATCTTAATGGCGGTTTCCTGCGTCTCCGGTTATGGAGTCTACAAGGTTTATCATTCACTATCTGTCACCACCAAGAGGAAACGTCTTATAAAGATCCTCGGAGCTTTCCTCTCTGTAGCGGAGTTAATCTCTGACTCAGCCGAGACCATGACCACCGTGTCTCAAGACGTGAAGAGATTCCTCAACTCTGATTCCGACAATATCCCAAACAGCTTGAAACAGATCTCTAAGATCGCCACGTCAGATGAGTTCACGAGCTCTCTCTCTACGGTTTCTCAGGCTGTAACTGTTGGTGTCTCTCGTGGTAGGTCCAGCTTTGAGTCTACAGGGACTGGTCCGGAGCCAAGTCTTGTTGATAGAGTGGTTGATAAGGCTTTCTCAGAGGAAGGAGGTAGGTTTCTTTCCGCTGTAGTTGGTAGCTTTGCTAAGAATCTTGTTCTGGGTTTTCACTCTAAGGATGTCAAGAATGATTCTGAGGAGATGACTCCTCAATGGGTGAGATTGCTTGGTGATGACAAGTGTAGAGAGCTTTTATCTGACTGCATTGAGAGATTCACCAGCACTGCAGTGTCTGTGTACCTCGACAAGACGATGGACATCAACACTTATGATCAGATCTTTGAGGGCTTGACGAACCCGAAACACCAGGACAGGGTTAAAGACCTTCTTGTTACAGTCTCTAGTGGTGCTCTCCAAACTATCGTCAGGAGCTCTCACGATGtctttacatcttcttcttcttcttcaagatctAATATAGAAGAGATGAAGACAAGGTGTTAG